A segment of the Necator americanus strain Aroian chromosome IV, whole genome shotgun sequence genome:
CCAGAAAgttataaaatggggtgcgaacGGTCTactggcgtcgaattggtatacgatgatgttgtttcgctaaaacatcattctctgATAATTGTTggggaaaatagaaaaaaaagcattcttAGGGTATTGTTTTCAAAGTGCGTCTTTATTATGTTGGTATCGAACAAgtttttgaagctgaagtttgaatgttcttcaaatgcaGAAATGACGCGATTAGAGAGAAATCTATGGAATCTTTCGCAtacatttattcaaaaaaaaagaaagaagaaggtgttgttagaaaagcacagttctaattttgcagaaagTGCCACTTCTATTAATTTCAATTGATCAGCGGTAGTGAGCGAagggaacaccacagaaagtctggaGTCTGGCTTTAGCTGGACGTTTATGGTAAACAATTTATGAAGTGTATGTTAAAGACAGTGGCTCGGGAATAAGTCGCATTGTCTTCTAAGAGCGCCAAGATTTATTCGTTAAAAAATTGCGAGGTAGAAAGAAATGTATGTCTACAGAGGGATGGGCACCTGAGCACAAAACACCGTTCCCTAGATAATAGCACGCAACACGCGAATGAAGTAAAACTTTTTGtgaaataatgtgaaaatttgCAGTTCTCGGCGAGTTTATAACCtcaaaggcaacgtatcacaaaactgacagTGTTGGGATCTCAAAGCGAATACATGCGGTAGTGGTGTAGTTTGAGAGAATGAGAGTCACCACTCGCAATTCCCTCCTAATATTCCAGAGAAAAGCGTGCTGAAAAGTCTTGTATAGTCCCGTCTCCTCAACGACGCAATCTATCACGCAGGCGATCTGCAACAATCTCTGACTGTGCAGATGGTTTTGTTTCTGTTGCTCATTTGAATTGTAACGCTAGTTCTCTCACCACGAGTACTTAGCAGCGCCATGAAATCCCTCCGATCCTACAGTACGATCGCTACTTCCATTTTTAACTAACGATCCAACAGTAGGCtcaagattttctttgttggccGGATAGGGTGTTTGGTCGGATAAATCACCTTCAATTTCATTCTTCTAAATTCTGAAGAAGGGGAactcgccgaaacgttagccgttagCAACCTCGTGTCCTGCTCAAGTTAAGAAAGCAGACAGCGAGTTATGTTAGTTAGATTACGGATCTTGGACGACGACGGAGTTGCCCGCCTTTTATAGCGTAAAAACTTGTGTCGCAGAGGGTATGGGTGGGTATGGGAATTTGGGCAGGACTACTTCAGTAGTCGTGAATTACACCAACTCCCAACACcgtcattttcgtgatacactgccttcGAACTGCCTACGTCATATAGCTGTGCCGACGCGATCATCAATatagacttttttctcctggcACACTGCTCGCACAATCGAAAGGTGGTCGACAGAAAAGATATTAAACCTGGTGAAAACTGGTGTCAACAGCGACTCAGTACAAACATGATTATCAGTATCAGAGATTGTATAATAGTTTccaaatataatttattcCTAGTTCTACTTTGTTTCTAGTTTGCAAAGAGGCGTCACGAATCACTCTCCAGAACGTCGCATCGGAGAACAtctgatattttttgaataccgACACCTCTCACAACGAAAATTATCTTTGCATAACAGAGTCACTGGGAACGTGAACTACGATTGGCACACAGTCCCTGCGATCGAAACGTTTGAGTTTTTGCTCGTTTTTTCGTGACCTGGAAAAAACTTTTGGATTTGGTTTAACGACGTGGATGATAAATAGAACTtataaatttcatgaaaaaagattgcTCAGTTCCTCTTTCGTGCATGTATCCTATACAAAAATTGAACAGTTATATTAGTTTCCTCCTGCGCTCATCTTTAAGATAGAAAAAACTGATTAAATGTGTGCATTAAATGTGTTGAAATTTACTGACTGACTTTACAAACTGGTATATTGATAAGGCACCTTCTAATATTTAGCAtttgaaaacttaaaaaaaaatcatgctgTTACCTTTCTTTGGCCTTAACCTCTGCATCCATGCGGAAATCACAAATATAGACAAATAAGCGCCAaaccaataaaattaaataaacttcAAAGGTAAGAACAATAATCTGAAATATCATGTTGTTCTcgtataaatattttttgttccataTCTGTTTTCAGAGCGATATACTTCTTCTTTATAATGATTCAACACCACATAGAAATGCTTCCAATTTATCTTCCATTGAAAACACACATACCCATCACTTAGGGATTTACTTTAGGAATTGAACATCAATATAAATCTGGCAAGATCAGAAACAGattttaaggagaaaaaactattCATTTGGATACTGTTTGGTCTTTAGATCTTTGTAATTATATATAGCATAAAAGACGCCATAAATAGCACAATGAAAAGCTCCACCGTCATTTCTATGGGGGTAAAGAGCTAGATAAGGTGAAGTCTGTGGTAATGCATGGAGCCACTACAATTCCACGGTTCGAAAGATGCATTAGCATCTTCGTtgctgtttttgaaatttacatTCCAAATCATACCTAGTAATGGAAGTTCCACATCAAATATTTCCCGAACGCTACTTTTAAGCTCAACGCTGATTCTTGCTCAATTATTAGCATAAAAGTGAGCAAATTGAAGGCGACATGTGAAAATCTCACTTCTCACGCCTTTTCGATGTATGTATTGTTTTTTGGTGATTGATAAAACTAAAGCGTCATGATTCCATAGAGCTTTCGTAACCGATCTGTACACTCCATATCGACTGAGATGCAGCTTTGGTTCTGAGCCTACCGACAACTGGTTATTGTTCCTTTTTAACGAACCTTCTGCCTTCTACTAACTGCCTTCTAATCATATATAATTTTGAGTGGAAAAAATTGGCAGGGAAGACGGCAGCGTAAACCTGTCGAAAATCGCCATTTCAATCCTGTTTTTGCGACTTCTGCTAGTAAACCGATGAAAAATGTCTTGTAACCGATGATTTTCACGACTCCTCTTACCAGCGGGAAATTGTACAGCAATGATTTTGCGGTTAAAGTGTCCTTTGAGTTGGCTGTGTCCAGAAAATTGACAAACAGCAACAGTATTATTGAGAAGACGAACAGTACATAGACGAAAAAATATGGTATGACGAGTACGTAGCTGAAAGAATTGGATCAGTACGGAGGTAAAAAGTACTGACAGTTGGGTTGACGCGGCGCGCCCACTGCGAGCACGGGATCCGCGGCAGTGCGCTATTGATCGACGCATTGTCAGATAGACAGGGCACGCGTGTTTGTCTGCGCTTCGCGTCGTCACGCGTCGCGTCAGGACAGTTGGATGCGTTAGACAATGACTGTAGATGTGATTCAAAAGCTGGGATAATGCTTACCTCTTATAGTGAATACCAACGACTAGGATAATATTAGCTGTCACAGCAATCGAGAAACTGAACAGTCCGCCTGAAACCAAACAGTATATTTCATTTCTACCCAGCAAAATGAAGATTAGATCTCAATGTACCAATGTagcatgaaaaaaggaaaagtggaaTAAAGGACTTTTACCATTTTTGTGAATACCATTACATCTTtacctcattttttcatttttcgagGATTAAGAGAATAACAGGAATGTTCCGGATAAATTTTTGCACAGTAAGCATTGTTGAAGATTTGTGTTTGGTATTTTGTGTTTCTCCTACAGAAAACATGTTTCTTCTTAGTATGCgactaaataataataataataaaataaaaatgaaaaagtaaataataaaagaaataataataaataataagttacGAAAGCGTAGCAACAGTggtttttgagttttctggCTAAATTTGGGAtgtttttggtattttttctattgatcaaAATCTACCCTATATGGTCGTTGTATGTAGTTTATCTtgttattaagagaaaaataattgatGGGAATGAGTCGCGCATTGAAAATATCAGGTAGTATTAAtgtttttcctaaaattcctactaataatatataaatagcGTTTTCCACACTGACCAACGACGAGTCCTTGACGCTTCTAATGGCGGCGAAAAAACCGAAGCGTCACGCTGATAAAAACTCTACCTAAAAACCTCGTCATgcactaataaataaatagaccgAAAATAGGACTAGAGAGaagtacacacatacataaataCGTACATATGTCGAAGTTCGAGAACCTCTATACTTCTCGAGCAGTGCTCTTTCCTAGGAATAAAagtatttccagaaattctcagATTACTCATGTTTTAATATTAACAATACCTGaatatatgatatattttGTTCACCATTTCTGATGTTAGACTTGAAAAGCAAGACTAGATGAAGATAAATGAGGATGAACACATCAACTCACACAATCGTAAAAGACCATCATCGGAATTGGCAAGCTCGtagataagaaaaacaaacaacagtaAAGTTTTGAGTACGAGAAGTTTCGGGAGTACATTTTTCACGTGGAATGCTCCAAAGAACACATGATAACGAATGTGGTCCTCCTAAAAATCATGGATAAGTGAAACAAACAACAGTAAAGTTTTGAGTACGAGAAGTTTCAAGACTACAATTTCCACGTGTGATGCTCCAAAGAACACATGATAAAGAATGCGGTTCCCCTCAAATTTCGGATTATCAGTGGCAGACCTAGGTAATTCGACCTAACCATAATTAAACAACTATCGGAACATTAAACTGTGAAATAGCAATGTTTTGTATGTAAAATTCAAGATCTCACCTCAAACACGACCGGGTTGTAAGTCTTATCCGGAAATATGCAGCAGAAAATATAATTCTGTACATAGTTCAACAAAAATGTTGTTGACGCCGGCATTCACGGAACATATTACGCTGCTAATTGAATGAAAACCTGTTTCGGGCGTTGCTTCCAAGGTTTCTTTCAAGAGAGCTCTTTAAGTTCAATTTATAGCCAAAGTCGAATTTAAGGTGAAAGAAAGAACAGTTACAAGGGTGAAAAAATCAACTGATCTGAGATGGTAGTAGATGATTTCTCTGTTGGTAAGTAACCTTGAACGTGCGAGATGCAGTGTGAGGCTAacctgtttctgttttctttactTACGAGGAACTTAATTTCTATGTCGAGTATGCTATTTCGTTATAGGTCAGTGAAGGCAAGTCATTTGATAATTTAATGTCtatcaaaagaaagaactttGGTTTTAATTGCTGCAAAAgctgatttttgaaagaaacgttgaaagaaaagagtaaaaaatcGAAGATCCTAGCCTGTAACCGTTCTatatgtgaaaaatgaatgtttgTGTATATTAGAGATCTGTCCATGCTCAGAGCAGAGCTTGGTCTTGAAAAACGCTATGCACACTAAACAACCATCGCGATAGCGTAGTGAACACGTAAGGTCAATAAAATATGTAGAGGCGTCAAAATAGGATAGTGATAAATGACTTTTTTCAGGTGAACTTCTGTGAACACCGGCTTTGTTGATCTGGCTCAACTCGACTATGTTAGTTCGTCCATCAGAATTGGAACAAGCATCTCGTTAAAGGCTTGTACCACTTCTCAGACCAAGAAAGGCTTTCACACATGATTTGCGCCACACTTGAAGcttgattttttgagatttgtgatTGGGGCTCAAATGTTTTGAGTAGGAATATATCCCATAACAGCTGCAATTACACTTTCACGCCGtatcaattcaaaatcaaattttcctctcatttttaCATGTCAGAGTGCTGTGGGTGGCTCATGCTCTTAACTCTCCGTCAAAGTTTTGGCGGCGTGAAAATCTGAATGCATAGTCTACAACATAATTTGAAGATTTACTGGTGAATCAATCACCGAAGCTTGGGAgagttatgaaaaatttctaactGCTAATAAAGATGAGATTTACGACTCGTACAAATCTGTGGTATCGCCTGTTATATCTTCTCTATACTTTGGTTTGTTGTGTCACGTTTAAGTTTTGGCGAAGAACTTTGAGGTGTTGTCGTGGTTGAACCACAGATCACAACCATGCGGGAGTTTCCGATTGAAATTATTGTAAATTGATCCTCTCGATTTTCGTAGAGTGCTCGGACATGCTTGGCATATAGGTCGTGATGCTGTTTCGATTTCTTCCTCCAGAAAGTGATGCACAACATCTGAACTGCTAGCACCATTGCCGTAGCAACTGCGATCATCAGAACTCGCAGACTGACCCCAATTCTGAAACAGCTAGTATTTTACATGCACTTCTggtgcatttttattttgtgttgaTATGTTTAGTCAAGGATTAAGTTTATTTCAAGTGAAACTTTCCCTTCCAGTTCGCCTACTTTTGCTTTAGGGCACACTCAATTCGAGATCTGCTTTGCTTGACTGTAATCGTAGTTTGCTCGAAATCTAACTGCAgctaaattttagaaaaatgagcagttttcatctcttttacCCCGTCCTTCAACTAAAATGGGCATTGAAGCAGCTTGTACCATTGCCTTGTGtacaaagaaaatagaattagtgaaaaaaatgttggcgGGATAATTCTTTAGATAGATGCTCAGAGATTTTTCAGAGACATGAGgggaaattataaaaataaaataaaataaaatattgttttgcTCAAAGGACCCACATACAATTGAAATGAGAGCTGAAACGGGCAGAACTTACTGCTCCACCAGATATTCCAATGAGTTCTATGGCATACATTAGTGTATTGGAAAGAGTTATACTTTGTTCTGTTTTAAAAACTGGAACTTACAATAATTCTTTGGCCTGCTTTTTAACGTCAACCTGAAAAGAATACATCATCTGTTGCTGAGAATCCACCTTGATTGTGCTATTtgtcaaaaattgaaacagtTCATCAAATAGCTAATCTCGAACAATTAAAACAGAAGAAACCATGGAAGttttggacaaccaaggcgccCCTAGTCCATACACAAAGGTAGTTCGTCAGCTACACAGCGGCTTTGGTTACATGTCACAATCGACATGAAGAGAGGATGGAAACGAAAGTCGACAACCTTCAGTTATATAATCTTAGTTTGGCTGATGACTTTGTTCTGATAATATCAAGCATCAATCAACGGAGCGGAGCGGATGACTATCGAGGTTGaggaaacattcaaaaatattggTCGCCACCAAGACATGCACAAAACGATGTTAGTGAAAAACGGATAAGTTTCTGATCCTTCACTCACGCTAAACGGAAGGAATAAGTCTGACTGCTTCAGCTCATCTAGGCGAGACGAATGCTGGTCGAATGTGATGAAGCATGTGAAAAAGTCGCCACTCTACGGCTGAACCTGGACAAGATAGTGTTCGTGAGGAGCGAGTAGGTTTCTGATGCTCCACTCGCATTAAACGGAAGGAATATATTTGAGTGCTCCAGATTTAAATATTTTGGTTAGTAGATTAATATAACGAAAAATTTGACCTCCGAAATGGTATTTGACTTCCGAGATGGGCGTGAAGAAAACGGGCGGCTTGGGAAACATACAAACGGCTTAGAGATGTGGCGAAGAGGACTAAGTACATCGGGGTCTGTGCTCATTTGATTAACATCTTCGTTCTTCGTGCTCTGACTTACGCTTCGGAGACCTaggcgtttcgcaagcaggtGGTATGTGCAATCAGTGTCATAGAACCCTCAATTTAAAGGGTGACgttaggagtatcccgctttgCCCAAGTGGTATAGCGAACAAAGAGGAGATTTGAAGTTCAGTCTTACGTAACCGATCGATCTTCAGAGATGCCACCGCGTATTCCAGGGAAGGTAAAATTAGGCGGGACGAACACGTGATGGGTTAAAACAAAAATCGTTAGAGCAGAGCTGTGAGTGACTGGGTTTCACGCAAAACCAAACGCAAAGACGCCGCGGAAacgatggtcagacctctttgagaagtccttcaaaaataCGGTACTGTTCGTGTCACTCTCGAGAAGAGAAGCCCCACAGTAATCTAGTAAAATGCTTCTGATGTCATCGACTGACGCGATTACCTGCATTTTCGAAGAGGTGTGCCGtacttgaacatagctctgcccaaccttctcgatctgcTGCAAGAGCTTGCAGAGAATCAATTCATTCGTCGCTAATCCAGATTCTgtgaaaccttacgtctcaactgaactgcctatccacgccgagtatCCTCAGgttctctttcaccacctcagtccagaacttcgc
Coding sequences within it:
- a CDS encoding hypothetical protein (NECATOR_CHRIV.G16036.T1); this encodes MPASTTFLLNYVQNYIFCCIFPDKTYNPVVFEEDHIRYHVFFGAFHVKNVLPKLLVLKTLLLFVFLIYELANSDDGLLRLCGLFSFSIAVTANIILVVGIHYKSYVLVIPYFFVYVLFVFSIILLLFVNFLDTANSKDTLTAKSLLYNFPLIIVLTFEVYLILLVWRLFVYICDFRMDAEVKAKERSRKNEQKLKRFDRRDCVPIVVHVPSDSVMQR
- a CDS encoding hypothetical protein (NECATOR_CHRIV.G16036.T2), producing MVNKIYHIFRKEHCSRSIEVLELRHMYVFMYVCGLFSFSIAVTANIILVVGIHYKSYVLVIPYFFVYVLFVFSIILLLFVNFLDTANSKDTLTAKSLLYNFPLIIVLTFEVYLILLVWRLFVYICDFRMDAEVKAKERSRKNEQKLKRFDRRDCVPIVVHVPSDSVMQR
- a CDS encoding hypothetical protein (NECATOR_CHRIV.G16036.T3) — protein: MPASTTFLLNYVQNYIFCCIFPDKTYNPVVFEEDHIRYHVFFGAFHVKNVLPKLLVLKTLLLFVFLIYELANSDDGLLRLF
- a CDS encoding hypothetical protein (NECATOR_CHRIV.G16037.T2), with the protein product MMYSFQVDVKKQAKELLIGVSLRVLMIAVATAMVLAVQMLCITFWRKKSKQHHDLYAKHVRALYENREDQFTIISIGNSRMVVICGSTTTTPQSSSPKLKRDTTNQSIEKI